The proteins below come from a single Malus sylvestris chromosome 3, drMalSylv7.2, whole genome shotgun sequence genomic window:
- the LOC126615318 gene encoding uncharacterized protein LOC126615318 produces MLILSNNSSSKDGARSFHEFKKQASFFFKEKIKTARLVLTDVTPAQLLTEEATNGNSLSPDTRTLGSISRAAFELDDYTRIVEILHKRLVKFERKNWRVSHNSLIVVEHLLTHGPESVAVEFEIDKDVIEQMGSFKHIDEKGFNWGLALRKKSGRILTLLEKGPLLKEERDRARKLTRGIQGFGSCQRSSGSSAQGILGESSFQTYGRSNSQFLSSDEENQENQFPSSDIEDFTKKVEESKRSNESNTIIEAVQDRAEKPKTQMSFKENLVPKKEELEWWNCKGESNPLLGSEKDVSRFEVSAENEHPFNETRNLSAASLLAASSCTLKKKTIC; encoded by the exons ATGTTGATCTTAAGCAACAATAGCAGCAGCAAGGATGGAGCACGTTCATTTCATGAGTTCAAGAAACAagcttctttcttcttcaagGAGAAGATCAAGACTGCAAGACTAGTCCTCACAGATGTTACACCAGCGCAATT ATTGACTGAAGAAGCCACAAATGGGAATTCATTGTCACCAGACACAAGGACCTTGGGTTCAATTTCAAGGGCTGCTTTTGAACTGGATGATTACACAAGAATTGTGGAGATTTTGCACAAAAg ATTAGTGAAGTTTGAAAGAAAGAACTGGAGGGTATCCCACAATTCTCTGATTGTAGTTGAGCATTTACTTACTCATGGACCGGAAAGTGTTGCAGTTGAGTTTGAGATTGACAAAGATGTTATTGAGCAGATGGGAAGCTTTAAGCATATAGATGAGAAAGG ATTCAATTGGGGTCTTGCTCTTAGAAAGAAGTCGGGGAGAATTTTGACGCTGCTAGAGAAAGGGCCTCTTCTCAAAGAGGAGAGAGACAGAGCTAGGAAGCTAACAAGAGGGATCCAAGGGTTTGGAAGCTGCCAAAGATCATCTGGTTCTTCAGCACAAGGAATTCTTGGTGAATCATCATTTCAAACATATGGAAGGTCTAATTCTCAATTTCTCTCCAGCGACGAGGAAAACCAAGAGAATCAGTTCCCATCATCTGACATTGAAGATTTTACTAAGAAAGTTGAAGAATCAAAGCGGAGCAATGAAAGCAACACGATCATTGAGGCCGTCCAGGACAGAGCAGAGAAACCCAAAACTcaaatgagttttaaagaaAACTTGGTTCCAAAGAAGGAAGAGTTAGAGTGGTGGAACTGCAAGGGAGAGTCTAACCCACTTTTGGGTAGTGAGAAAGATGTGTCTAGATTTGAAGTTTCTGCTGAGAACGAACACCCCTTCAATGAAACACGCAATCTAAGTGCTGCTTCATTGCTTGCTGCAAGTTCATGCACTCTTAAAAAAAAGACCATTTGTTAA
- the LOC126616929 gene encoding U-box domain-containing protein 37-like produces the protein MIIQVLPNLPLSHSCGWRKATSVGCINARLRKPAPKARVTFKEPLTRSFITAQASFGCSFQISRERLELTPALVRELEQLHASEERPVPSFFLCPILQEIMHDPRLAADGFTYEGEALRGWLQNCRETSPMTNLKLSHLHLTPNHALRLAIQDWLCKT, from the exons ATGATAATTCAAGTGCTTCCTAATCTTCCTCTAAGTCATTCGTGCGGTTGGAG AAAAGCAACAAGTGTAGGATGCATCAATGCCCGTTTGAGAAAACCTGCACCGAAAGCCCGAGTGACCTTCAAGGAGCCCTTGACACGGTCATTCATCACAGCGCAAGCATCTTTCGGGTGTTCATTTCAGATCAGTAGGGAAAGACTAGAACTTACACCAGCTTTAGTGAGGGAATTGGAGCAGTTGCATGCCTCGGAAGAGCGACCAGTGCCATCTTTTTTCTTGTGTCCGATCCTTCAG GAAATAATGCATGACCCTCGGTTGGCAGCTGATGGCTTCACTTACGAAGGTGAAGCTTTGCGTGGATGGTTACAAAATTGTCGCGAAACTTCTCCAATGACCAATTTGAAATTGAGTCACTTGCATCTCACTCCCAACCACGCCCTGCGGCTTGCTATTCAAGATTGGCTTTGCAAGACTTGA